A single region of the Pseudomonas sp. B21-023 genome encodes:
- a CDS encoding rRNA pseudouridine synthase — translation MSEPIRLSKRLIEQLGCSRREAELYIEGGWVTVDGVVVEQPQFKITEQQVELLPGARADSLEPVTLLLNQQAGQNTAAALASISMASLSEAHREGVRPLHGHFARQACIVPLLPGASGLQLFTQDWRVTRKLEADLRRMEQEYIVQVSGEAKPGALERLARGVERKGVELPKAKASWQNEQHLRIVLKNPQPGLIEQLCETAGLKVLAMRRIRLGGVSMGKLPLGQWRYVAATERF, via the coding sequence ATGTCCGAACCCATTCGTCTCTCCAAACGCCTCATCGAACAGCTTGGCTGCTCCCGCCGCGAGGCCGAACTGTACATCGAGGGTGGCTGGGTCACGGTCGATGGCGTGGTGGTCGAACAACCCCAGTTCAAAATCACCGAACAGCAAGTCGAGCTGCTCCCGGGCGCTCGTGCCGACTCACTCGAACCGGTCACCCTGCTGCTCAACCAGCAGGCCGGCCAAAACACCGCAGCCGCCCTGGCCAGCATCAGCATGGCCAGCCTCAGCGAAGCGCACCGCGAGGGCGTGCGCCCGTTGCATGGGCATTTCGCCCGCCAGGCCTGCATCGTCCCGCTGCTGCCCGGCGCCAGTGGCCTGCAGCTGTTCACCCAGGACTGGCGGGTAACCCGCAAGCTGGAGGCCGACCTGCGCCGCATGGAGCAGGAATACATCGTCCAGGTCAGTGGTGAAGCCAAACCCGGCGCCCTCGAGCGACTGGCCCGCGGCGTGGAACGCAAGGGCGTCGAACTGCCGAAGGCCAAGGCCAGCTGGCAGAACGAGCAACACCTGCGCATCGTGCTGAAGAACCCGCAACCGGGGTTGATCGAACAGCTTTGCGAAACCGCTGGCCTCAAGGTCCTGGCGATGCGCCGCATTCGCCTTGGCGGGGTGTCGATGGGCAAACTGCCGCTGGGCCAGTGGCGCTACGTGGCCGCTACAGAACGCTTCTAG
- a CDS encoding DUF1456 family protein yields the protein MNHNDVLRSLRYMLKANDQKMAEIIKLSGLEVSAEAIATYVKKEEEPGFVRCPEKVMAHFLDGLVIHRRGRDDSRPPQQIEVPVTNNTVLKKLRVAFELKEDDLHAVLKSVDFPVSKPELSALFRKVGHDNYRPCGDQLLRNFLKGLTLRVRG from the coding sequence ATGAACCACAACGATGTACTGCGCAGCCTGCGCTACATGCTCAAGGCCAACGACCAGAAAATGGCCGAGATCATCAAGCTCTCGGGCCTCGAGGTTTCCGCCGAGGCCATCGCCACCTATGTAAAAAAGGAAGAGGAACCCGGCTTCGTCCGCTGCCCGGAGAAGGTCATGGCGCATTTCCTCGACGGCCTGGTGATTCACCGTCGCGGCCGCGACGACAGCCGCCCGCCGCAGCAGATCGAAGTGCCGGTGACCAACAACACCGTGCTCAAGAAGCTGCGGGTGGCCTTCGAGCTGAAGGAGGACGACCTGCATGCGGTACTCAAGTCCGTCGACTTCCCGGTGTCCAAACCAGAGCTGAGCGCGCTGTTCCGCAAGGTTGGCCACGACAACTACCGCCCCTGCGGCGACCAGTTGCTGCGCAACTTCCTCAAGGGCCTGACCCTTCGCGTGCGCGGCTGA
- the tsaA gene encoding tRNA (N6-threonylcarbamoyladenosine(37)-N6)-methyltransferase TrmO — translation MQHTVSPVGIVRSCFKEKFAIPRQPQLAPAARGVLELLPPFDQGDAVEGLEQVSHVWLLFLFHQALEDKPRLKVRPPRLGGNKSMGVFATRATHRPNGIGQSVVRLEGVEPGRLLLSGIDLLDGTPVLDIKPYVPYADSVAEASNLMASDAPEPISVQWSEGALPQARTHALRLGEPLVELIDQCLAQDPRPAYQVPPPERVYGVKFWDVQVRWHYPQPDVIRVLEVAPE, via the coding sequence ATGCAGCATACCGTCTCGCCGGTCGGCATCGTTCGCTCCTGCTTCAAGGAGAAGTTCGCCATCCCGCGCCAGCCCCAGCTGGCGCCGGCTGCCCGTGGCGTGCTGGAGCTGCTGCCGCCCTTTGACCAGGGCGATGCCGTCGAAGGCCTGGAACAGGTCAGCCATGTGTGGTTGCTGTTCCTGTTCCACCAGGCACTGGAAGACAAGCCACGCCTGAAGGTACGCCCACCGCGCCTGGGCGGCAACAAGAGCATGGGGGTGTTCGCCACCCGGGCAACCCATCGGCCCAACGGCATCGGCCAGTCGGTGGTACGCCTGGAAGGCGTCGAACCGGGGCGCCTGCTGCTGTCAGGGATCGATCTGCTGGACGGCACCCCGGTGCTGGATATCAAGCCTTATGTGCCGTATGCGGACAGCGTCGCCGAGGCATCGAACCTGATGGCCAGTGATGCACCAGAGCCGATCAGCGTGCAATGGAGCGAGGGCGCACTGCCTCAGGCCCGCACCCACGCACTGCGCCTGGGCGAACCGCTGGTCGAGCTGATCGACCAGTGCCTGGCCCAGGACCCACGCCCAGCCTACCAGGTGCCGCCGCCCGAGCGGGTCTATGGGGTGAAGTTCTGGGATGTGCAGGTGCGCTGGCATTATCCGCAACCGGATGTGATCCGGGTGCTGGAGGTGGCGCCGGAGTGA
- the fpr gene encoding ferredoxin-NADP reductase has translation MSNMNHERVLSVHHWNDTLFSFKCTRDPGLRFENGQFVMIGLQQDSGRPLMRAYSIASPNWEEHLEFFSIKVPDGPLTSQLQHLKEGDEIIISKKPTGTLVLDDLNPGKHLYLLSTGTGLAPFMSVIQDPETYERFEKVILVHGVRYVNEVAYREFITEHLPQNEFFGESVRDKLIYYPTVTREPFENQGRLTDLMRSGKLFSDIGLPPINPQDDRAMICGSPSMLDETSEVLDSFGLKISARMREPGDYLIERAFVEK, from the coding sequence ATGAGCAACATGAACCACGAACGTGTCCTCAGTGTGCACCACTGGAACGACACTCTGTTCAGCTTCAAGTGCACCCGTGATCCGGGCCTGCGCTTCGAGAACGGTCAGTTCGTGATGATCGGCCTGCAGCAGGACAGCGGCCGTCCGCTCATGCGCGCCTACTCCATCGCCTCGCCGAACTGGGAAGAGCACTTGGAGTTCTTCAGCATCAAGGTGCCGGATGGTCCGCTGACCTCCCAGCTGCAGCACCTGAAGGAAGGCGACGAGATCATCATCAGCAAGAAGCCCACCGGCACCCTGGTGCTGGACGACCTGAACCCAGGCAAGCACCTGTACCTGCTGAGCACCGGTACCGGCCTTGCGCCGTTCATGAGCGTCATCCAGGACCCGGAGACCTACGAGCGCTTCGAGAAAGTGATCCTGGTACACGGCGTTCGCTACGTGAACGAAGTAGCCTACCGCGAGTTCATCACCGAGCACCTACCGCAGAACGAGTTCTTCGGTGAGTCTGTGCGCGACAAACTGATCTACTACCCGACCGTGACCCGCGAGCCTTTCGAAAACCAGGGGCGCCTGACCGACCTGATGCGCAGCGGCAAGCTGTTCAGCGATATCGGCCTGCCACCGATCAACCCGCAGGACGACCGGGCGATGATCTGCGGCAGCCCGAGCATGCTCGATGAAACCAGTGAAGTGCTGGACAGCTTTGGCCTGAAGATCTCTGCACGTATGCGTGAGCCGGGCGATTACCTGATCGAGCGAGCGTTCGTCGAGAAGTAA
- the finR gene encoding LysR family transcriptional regulator FinR — MRFTLRQLQVFVAVAQHQSVSRAAGVLALSQSAASTSITELERQSSCQLFDRAGKRLSLNALGHQLLPQAVALLDQAKEIEDLLNGKSGFGSLAVGATLTIGNYLATLLIGSFMQVHPESQVKLHVQNTAHIVQQVAHYEIDLGLIEGDCNHPDLEVQPWVEDELVVFCAPQHPLAKAGHADIEQLSHEAWILREQGSGTRLTFDQAMRHHRANLNIRLELEHTEAIKRAVESGLGIGCISRLALRDAFRRGSLVPVETPALDLSRQFYFIWHKQKYQTSAMREFLELCRSFTAGVQRSDEIVLPPIA, encoded by the coding sequence ATGCGATTCACACTTCGTCAGCTCCAGGTCTTTGTCGCCGTCGCCCAGCACCAGAGTGTGTCCAGGGCCGCGGGCGTACTGGCCTTGTCGCAATCTGCGGCAAGCACCTCGATCACCGAACTGGAGCGCCAGTCCAGCTGCCAGCTGTTCGACCGTGCCGGTAAACGCCTGAGCCTCAACGCCCTGGGCCATCAACTGTTGCCCCAGGCCGTGGCGCTGCTCGACCAGGCCAAGGAAATCGAAGACCTGCTCAACGGCAAGTCGGGGTTCGGCTCGCTGGCCGTCGGCGCCACCCTGACCATCGGCAACTACCTGGCCACCTTGCTGATCGGCAGCTTCATGCAGGTGCATCCGGAAAGCCAGGTCAAACTGCACGTGCAGAACACTGCGCATATCGTGCAACAGGTTGCCCATTACGAAATTGACCTGGGTCTAATCGAAGGCGACTGCAACCACCCCGATCTGGAGGTGCAGCCCTGGGTGGAGGATGAACTGGTGGTGTTCTGCGCGCCGCAGCATCCGCTGGCCAAAGCCGGCCATGCCGATATCGAGCAGCTGTCCCATGAAGCCTGGATCCTGCGCGAACAAGGCTCGGGCACCCGCCTGACCTTCGACCAGGCCATGCGTCATCATCGCGCCAACCTGAACATCCGCCTTGAGCTGGAACATACCGAAGCAATCAAACGGGCCGTGGAGTCGGGGCTGGGTATCGGCTGCATCTCGCGCCTGGCCCTGCGCGACGCTTTCCGCCGCGGCAGCCTGGTACCGGTGGAAACTCCGGCACTGGACCTGTCGCGGCAGTTCTACTTCATCTGGCACAAGCAGAAGTACCAGACTTCGGCCATGCGCGAGTTCCTCGAGCTGTGCCGCAGTTTCACCGCTGGCGTGCAGCGCAGCGACGAGATCGTGCTGCCGCCGATCGCCTGA
- a CDS encoding diacylglycerol kinase: MSPFKGQTGLKRIFNAAGYSLDGLRAAFKGEAAFRQLVLVNVLLIPTAFWLPVSRAERAILIAVCLLGLIVELLNSAVEAAIDRISLDRHPLSKNAKDMGSAAQLVAMSMVALVWGVILLG; encoded by the coding sequence ATGTCGCCATTCAAGGGCCAGACCGGCCTCAAACGTATCTTCAATGCCGCCGGCTACTCGCTGGACGGCCTGCGTGCCGCGTTCAAGGGTGAGGCCGCGTTTCGCCAGCTGGTGCTGGTCAACGTGCTGTTGATCCCCACAGCCTTCTGGCTGCCGGTGAGCCGCGCCGAACGGGCGATCCTTATCGCCGTTTGCTTGCTGGGGCTGATCGTCGAGCTGCTCAATTCGGCGGTGGAGGCGGCGATCGATCGTATCTCCCTCGACCGTCACCCCTTGTCGAAGAACGCCAAGGACATGGGCAGTGCCGCGCAACTGGTGGCCATGAGCATGGTCGCGCTGGTCTGGGGCGTGATCCTGCTCGGCTGA
- the erdR gene encoding response regulator transcription factor ErdR yields MATYEILIADDHPLFRSALRQAVTLGLGPDVRLVEVASIAELETSLTEKADWDLVLLDLNMPGAYGFSGLVLLRGQYPQIPVVMVSAQEEAAVVVKSREFGASGFIPKSSELSKIQEAVRNVLDGDVWWPPQAFEKVDVSAEAKAASEGLASLTPQQFRVLTMVCEGLLNKQIAYELSVSEATIKAHVTAIFRKLGVRTRTQAALLLQQLESVSAS; encoded by the coding sequence ATGGCCACATACGAAATCCTGATTGCCGATGACCACCCACTGTTCCGTAGCGCACTGCGCCAGGCCGTTACCCTCGGCCTGGGCCCGGATGTGCGCCTGGTCGAGGTGGCGAGCATCGCCGAACTGGAAACCAGCCTGACCGAAAAAGCCGACTGGGACCTGGTCCTGCTGGACCTGAACATGCCCGGTGCCTATGGTTTCTCCGGGCTGGTGCTGCTGCGTGGCCAATACCCGCAGATCCCGGTGGTGATGGTCTCGGCCCAGGAAGAGGCGGCCGTCGTGGTGAAGTCCCGCGAATTTGGCGCCAGCGGTTTCATCCCCAAGTCCAGCGAGCTGAGCAAGATCCAGGAAGCCGTGCGCAATGTGCTCGACGGCGATGTCTGGTGGCCGCCGCAGGCGTTCGAGAAGGTTGACGTGTCTGCCGAGGCCAAGGCCGCCAGCGAAGGGCTGGCCAGTCTCACCCCGCAGCAGTTCCGCGTGCTGACCATGGTCTGCGAAGGGTTGCTGAACAAGCAGATCGCCTATGAGCTGAGTGTCTCGGAAGCAACCATCAAGGCTCACGTTACGGCGATCTTCCGCAAGCTGGGCGTTCGTACCCGGACCCAGGCCGCGCTGTTGTTGCAACAACTTGAATCGGTTTCGGCCAGCTAA
- a CDS encoding tRNA-uridine aminocarboxypropyltransferase: protein MSHAVARLRAERLARSIKPFVARGSRAERCPDCRVIATHCLCAWKPRVPADAGMCLLMHDTEPLKPTNTGWLIADVIEDTSAFGWLRTSVDEGLLALLDDPRWQPYIVFPGEFVKEDRVVSEVLREPGKRPLFILLDATWTEARKMFRKSPYLDRFPVLSLQAEQMSRYRLRRSKRDDHFCTAEVAAMCLELAGDSQASQALDAYLDVFSLHYLSGKRRLALDEQDEVHQRLHTFL, encoded by the coding sequence ATGAGCCACGCGGTAGCGCGGCTGCGCGCCGAGCGCCTGGCGCGCAGCATCAAACCCTTTGTCGCCCGCGGCTCGCGAGCCGAGCGCTGCCCGGATTGCCGGGTGATCGCCACGCACTGCCTGTGCGCGTGGAAACCGCGGGTGCCGGCAGACGCCGGCATGTGCCTGCTGATGCATGACACCGAGCCACTGAAGCCGACCAACACGGGGTGGCTGATTGCCGACGTGATCGAGGATACCTCCGCCTTCGGCTGGCTGCGTACCTCGGTGGACGAAGGCCTGCTGGCGTTGCTGGACGATCCGCGCTGGCAGCCTTACATCGTCTTCCCCGGCGAGTTCGTCAAAGAGGACCGTGTGGTCAGCGAGGTGCTGCGCGAACCGGGCAAGCGCCCGCTGTTCATCCTGCTCGACGCCACCTGGACCGAGGCGCGCAAGATGTTCCGCAAGAGCCCTTATCTCGACCGTTTCCCGGTGCTGAGCCTGCAGGCCGAGCAGATGTCGCGCTACCGCCTGCGCCGCTCCAAGCGTGACGACCACTTCTGTACCGCCGAAGTCGCCGCCATGTGTCTGGAGCTGGCCGGCGACAGCCAGGCCTCGCAGGCCCTGGATGCCTACCTGGATGTGTTCAGCTTGCACTACCTCAGCGGCAAGCGGCGCCTGGCGCTGGATGAGCAGGACGAGGTCCACCAGCGTTTGCATACCTTCCTATAG
- a CDS encoding quorum-sensing-regulated virulence factor family protein has product MLRLIVPTLSLLLALPLAAQAASKQEYELTQMLQKVAKESSVGTPRAINEDILDQGYTVEGKALVNHLSVRQEHAQGMQANPAQVRSQLGDSVCRNNGYRQLMSKGAVMVYRFTVYKTNQPVMDQAFDAASCAAGNKKK; this is encoded by the coding sequence ATGCTGCGTCTTATCGTCCCGACCCTGAGCCTGTTGCTCGCCCTGCCCCTGGCCGCCCAGGCTGCCTCCAAGCAGGAATACGAGCTGACCCAGATGCTGCAGAAGGTCGCCAAGGAAAGCAGCGTCGGTACCCCCCGGGCCATCAACGAAGACATCCTCGACCAGGGCTATACCGTCGAAGGCAAGGCGCTGGTCAATCACCTGAGCGTGCGCCAGGAGCATGCGCAAGGCATGCAGGCCAACCCCGCGCAGGTGCGCAGCCAGCTGGGTGACAGCGTTTGCCGTAACAATGGTTACCGTCAGCTGATGTCCAAGGGCGCGGTGATGGTCTACCGCTTCACCGTGTACAAGACCAACCAACCGGTCATGGACCAGGCATTCGACGCTGCCAGCTGCGCGGCTGGCAACAAGAAGAAGTGA
- a CDS encoding LOG family protein has translation MPYQSNELLFNHFRDHGIDLSKIDEQLQLVAPNSPNLPLYRDMLLTVLRMAHDDRNRWNAKITLQALRELDHSFRTLEHYKGRRKVTVFGSARTPLEHPMYALARELGATLARSDLMVITGAGGGIMAAAHEGAGSDHSLGFNITLPFEQHANATVNGTDKLLPFHFFFIRKLFFVKEADALVLCPGGFGTLDEALEVLTLIQTGKSPLVPVVLLDSPGGSFWQDALAFISRQLEENRYILPSDLKLVRLVHSADEAVEEINQFYSNYHSSRWLKNQFVIRMHHPLSEAALHDVEEGFADLRLSGRYHQQPDSGAEHEEGNFSHLTRLTFAFNGRDQGRLRELVDFINLSENWAKPQPMHTTQRAREALRVN, from the coding sequence ATGCCTTACCAATCGAACGAGCTGCTGTTTAACCACTTCAGGGACCACGGCATCGACCTGAGCAAGATCGACGAGCAACTGCAACTGGTTGCCCCGAACAGCCCCAACCTGCCGCTGTACCGCGACATGCTGCTGACCGTGCTGCGCATGGCCCACGACGACCGCAACCGCTGGAACGCCAAGATCACCCTGCAGGCCCTGCGTGAGCTCGACCATTCGTTCCGCACCCTCGAGCATTACAAGGGGCGGCGCAAAGTCACCGTGTTCGGCTCGGCACGAACGCCGTTGGAGCACCCCATGTATGCGCTGGCCCGGGAGCTGGGCGCAACGCTGGCACGTTCCGACCTGATGGTGATCACCGGCGCCGGAGGCGGCATCATGGCCGCCGCCCACGAAGGCGCCGGCAGCGATCACAGCCTGGGTTTCAACATCACCTTGCCCTTCGAGCAACATGCCAATGCCACCGTCAATGGCACCGACAAGCTGCTGCCGTTCCATTTCTTTTTCATTCGCAAGCTGTTCTTCGTCAAGGAGGCCGATGCGCTGGTGCTCTGCCCGGGAGGCTTCGGCACCCTTGATGAGGCGCTGGAAGTACTCACCCTGATCCAGACCGGCAAGAGCCCGTTGGTTCCGGTGGTGCTGCTCGACTCGCCCGGCGGTAGTTTCTGGCAGGATGCCCTGGCCTTCATCAGCCGCCAACTGGAAGAGAACCGCTACATCCTGCCCAGCGACCTCAAGCTGGTACGCCTGGTGCACAGTGCCGACGAGGCGGTGGAGGAAATCAACCAGTTCTACAGCAACTACCACTCCAGCCGATGGCTGAAGAACCAGTTCGTCATCCGCATGCACCACCCCTTGAGCGAGGCCGCGCTGCATGACGTGGAGGAAGGTTTTGCCGACCTGCGCCTGAGCGGCAGGTATCACCAGCAGCCTGACAGTGGCGCGGAGCACGAAGAAGGCAACTTCAGCCACCTGACACGCCTGACCTTTGCCTTCAACGGCCGTGACCAGGGTCGCCTGCGCGAACTGGTGGACTTCATCAACCTGTCGGAGAACTGGGCCAAACCCCAGCCAATGCACACCACCCAACGAGCCCGGGAAGCCCTGCGGGTGAACTGA
- the recX gene encoding recombination regulator RecX, translating to MSVVLDTPVAVRRTAMDLLARREHGRVELTRKLRQRGATDELIEPALDRLAEEGLLSEARYLESFIRYRSGSGYGPGRIREELGQRGLDRGDIDQALRDSEVDWAVRLKEVWQRKFSGQLPHDPRSRAQQTRFLAYRGFSMEMIGRLLSGRDLDDY from the coding sequence ATGTCCGTCGTACTCGACACCCCCGTCGCCGTTCGGCGGACAGCCATGGACCTGCTCGCACGCCGCGAGCATGGTCGCGTGGAGCTGACCCGCAAGCTGCGTCAACGCGGTGCTACCGATGAGTTGATCGAGCCCGCGCTTGATCGGCTTGCCGAGGAGGGGCTGCTCAGCGAGGCCCGCTACCTTGAAAGCTTCATACGCTATCGTTCCGGCTCAGGCTATGGCCCTGGGCGTATCCGTGAGGAGCTTGGCCAGCGAGGTCTGGACCGAGGCGATATCGACCAGGCACTGCGTGACAGCGAAGTGGACTGGGCGGTGCGGTTGAAAGAGGTGTGGCAGCGCAAGTTCTCTGGGCAACTCCCCCATGACCCGCGCAGCCGCGCACAGCAAACGCGCTTTCTCGCCTACCGTGGGTTTTCCATGGAAATGATCGGTCGGCTGCTCAGCGGGCGCGATCTTGACGATTATTGA
- the recA gene encoding recombinase RecA: protein MDDNKKRALAAALGQIERQFGKGAVMRMGDHERQAIPAISTGSLGLDIALGIGGLPKGRIVEIYGPESSGKTTLTLSVIAEAQKNGATCAFVDAEHALDPEYAGKLGVNVDDLLVSQPDTGEQALEITDMLVRSNAVDVIIVDSVAALVPKAEIEGEMGDMHVGLQARLMSQALRKITGNIKNANCLVIFINQIRMKIGVMFGSPETTTGGNALKFYASVRLDIRRTGAVKEGDEVVGSETRVKIVKNKVSPPFRQAEFQILYGKGIYRNGEIIDLGVSQGLVEKSGAWYSYQGNKIGQGKANAAKYLQENPAIGSEIEKQIRDKLLTAGAAAAAAAAAKAGAAEADADDLADADAGY from the coding sequence ATGGACGACAACAAGAAGCGCGCCTTGGCTGCGGCCCTGGGTCAGATCGAACGCCAATTCGGCAAAGGCGCGGTCATGCGCATGGGCGACCACGAGCGCCAGGCGATCCCCGCCATCTCCACCGGTTCGCTGGGCCTGGACATCGCCCTGGGCATTGGCGGCCTGCCGAAAGGCCGTATCGTCGAGATCTACGGTCCGGAGTCTTCGGGTAAAACCACGCTGACCCTGTCGGTCATCGCCGAAGCCCAGAAAAACGGCGCCACCTGCGCTTTCGTCGACGCCGAACACGCCCTCGACCCTGAATACGCCGGCAAGCTGGGCGTCAACGTCGACGACCTGCTGGTCTCGCAGCCAGACACCGGCGAGCAGGCCCTGGAAATCACCGACATGCTGGTGCGCTCCAACGCCGTCGACGTGATCATCGTCGACTCCGTGGCCGCGCTGGTTCCCAAGGCCGAGATCGAAGGCGAGATGGGCGACATGCACGTCGGCCTGCAGGCCCGTCTGATGTCCCAGGCGCTGCGCAAGATCACTGGTAACATCAAGAACGCCAACTGCCTGGTCATCTTCATCAACCAGATCCGTATGAAGATCGGCGTGATGTTCGGTAGCCCGGAAACCACCACCGGCGGTAACGCCTTGAAGTTCTACGCCTCCGTGCGCCTGGACATTCGCCGTACCGGCGCGGTCAAGGAAGGTGATGAGGTGGTCGGTAGCGAAACTCGCGTCAAGATCGTCAAGAACAAGGTCTCGCCGCCGTTCCGCCAGGCCGAGTTCCAGATCCTCTACGGCAAGGGCATCTACCGCAACGGCGAAATCATCGACCTGGGTGTTTCCCAAGGCCTGGTTGAAAAATCCGGTGCCTGGTACAGCTACCAGGGCAACAAGATCGGTCAGGGCAAGGCCAACGCCGCCAAGTACCTGCAAGAGAACCCGGCCATTGGTAGCGAGATCGAGAAGCAGATTCGCGACAAGCTGCTGACCGCCGGTGCCGCCGCCGCTGCAGCAGCGGCCGCCAAGGCCGGTGCCGCCGAAGCCGATGCCGATGATCTGGCTGACGCCGACGCCGGTTATTGA
- a CDS encoding CinA family protein, whose translation MDPITILSTRLGEHLRRFNAQVTTAESCTGGGIAEAITRIPGSSAWFEAGYVTYSNAQKTRQLGVPGVLFAEVGAVSQEVVEAMVRGAQAASGARFAVAVSGVAGPDGGSAAKPVGTVWLAWADGDHVSSERRHFDGDREAVRRQTVIAALDGLLQLGAE comes from the coding sequence ATGGACCCGATCACTATTCTCTCCACCCGCCTGGGCGAACACCTGCGGCGCTTCAATGCCCAGGTGACCACTGCCGAGTCGTGCACCGGCGGCGGCATCGCCGAGGCCATCACCCGCATCCCCGGCAGTTCGGCCTGGTTCGAGGCCGGCTACGTCACCTACTCGAATGCCCAGAAAACCCGCCAGCTTGGTGTACCCGGGGTGTTGTTCGCCGAGGTGGGCGCGGTCAGCCAGGAGGTGGTCGAGGCCATGGTACGCGGCGCCCAGGCCGCCAGCGGCGCGCGCTTTGCGGTCGCGGTCAGTGGCGTGGCAGGCCCCGACGGCGGTTCAGCCGCCAAGCCGGTGGGCACGGTGTGGCTGGCCTGGGCCGACGGCGACCACGTGAGCAGCGAGCGCCGACACTTCGATGGTGACCGCGAAGCGGTGCGCCGACAGACGGTGATCGCCGCGTTAGACGGCTTGTTACAGCTTGGTGCGGAGTAA
- a CDS encoding lysis system i-spanin subunit Rz, with translation MVLSAAVAWQAQGWRLGRQLAAQEQALVQQRLDQAEALHGMLLAEREQRQGLEQRLHDSETKHFQELTDAQHTQARLRDRLATTDLRLSVLVERDTACAPVPAATGAARVDHGSVRARLDPAHARRIIAITDDGDRGLIALRACQAYIRALAP, from the coding sequence ATGGTGTTGTCCGCTGCCGTGGCCTGGCAGGCGCAGGGCTGGCGCCTTGGTCGCCAGCTGGCAGCACAGGAACAAGCGCTGGTGCAGCAGCGCCTGGACCAGGCCGAGGCGCTGCACGGCATGCTGCTGGCCGAGCGCGAGCAGCGCCAGGGCCTCGAACAACGCCTGCACGACAGCGAAACCAAACATTTCCAGGAGTTGACCGATGCCCAGCACACTCAGGCTCGCCTGCGTGACCGCCTTGCTACTACCGATCTGCGCCTGTCGGTCCTGGTCGAGCGCGACACCGCCTGTGCCCCAGTGCCTGCCGCCACCGGCGCCGCCAGGGTGGATCATGGCTCCGTACGCGCCCGACTTGACCCGGCGCATGCTCGACGAATTATCGCCATCACCGACGACGGCGACCGCGGACTGATCGCCTTGCGGGCGTGCCAGGCCTATATCCGTGCCCTGGCCCCCTGA
- a CDS encoding glycoside hydrolase family 19 protein, translated as MPLTEQQLKQIYPLAGQRVAAFLPVLNTAMANWEIDHPKRVAAFLAQVGHESGQLRYVKELGNDKYLARYDTGTLALRLGNTPEADGDGQRYCGRGLIQVTGRNNYQACSRALFGDERLLAQPQMLEQPRWACESAAWFWHSRGLNALADQGEFNRITRHINGGLNGLSERLELWARARELLC; from the coding sequence ATGCCGCTCACTGAACAGCAACTCAAGCAGATCTACCCGCTCGCCGGCCAACGCGTCGCCGCGTTTCTGCCGGTGCTGAACACGGCCATGGCCAACTGGGAGATCGACCACCCCAAGCGCGTTGCCGCGTTCCTGGCCCAGGTCGGCCATGAGTCGGGTCAATTGCGCTATGTGAAGGAGCTGGGCAACGACAAGTACCTGGCCCGCTACGACACCGGCACCCTGGCCCTGCGCCTGGGCAACACGCCCGAAGCCGACGGTGACGGCCAGCGCTATTGCGGCCGTGGCCTGATCCAGGTGACCGGGCGTAACAACTACCAGGCCTGCAGCCGTGCATTGTTCGGTGACGAGCGCCTGCTGGCGCAACCGCAGATGCTCGAACAGCCGCGTTGGGCGTGCGAATCGGCGGCCTGGTTCTGGCACTCGCGTGGGCTCAACGCCCTGGCCGACCAGGGCGAGTTCAACCGCATCACCCGGCATATCAACGGTGGCTTGAACGGCTTGTCCGAGCGCCTCGAACTGTGGGCGCGGGCGCGGGAGCTGCTGTGCTGA
- a CDS encoding Com family DNA-binding transcriptional regulator, whose protein sequence is MFIDLRCGQCRKLLARITPVSELQIKCVRCRTLNHVKAARFEPSPMSEPPAALAAVRSDRNGECADAAH, encoded by the coding sequence ATGTTCATCGACCTTCGCTGTGGGCAGTGCCGCAAGCTGCTGGCCCGCATCACCCCGGTTTCCGAGCTCCAGATCAAGTGCGTCCGCTGCCGTACCTTGAATCATGTGAAAGCCGCGCGCTTCGAGCCATCGCCCATGAGCGAGCCACCGGCGGCACTGGCCGCCGTTAGATCCGATCGCAATGGAGAATGCGCCGATGCCGCTCACTGA